CTAGCCATAATACTTTTTTTTTTAAGTCGCCCCATACTTATTAAAGTTAATGGCCATAAATCCCGTACTTCAAAGATAAAAGGGACACGATGTCTTTTTGCCAGCAAAGCTCCGGATAAAGCCGCGAAAGGATGAACGCTCGAACCAATAATCAAATCAGGTTTCTTCAAATCCCTTGTAAACCGGGGGAGTAAAGATCTTAATGAATAGACAAGCATATTCGCCATACGCCCACTACCATTTCCTTTATATTTTGGAGTATGAATCCAGACAAAAGGAACGCCCCTATACTCTTCTATACGACGTTTTTCATTTGAATTCAGCCTTTGACGCCCATTAGTAAACACAACACTGGCCGCTATGATAGTAGCAGTCCAACCATAATCAGGTAATCTTTCAGCAAGATGAAAGTGTCGGGTCCCCCCGGGACTGCAAGGTTCAAGAGCATAATGATTAAGCATCCAAACATGCTTCATGATAAAATTCTATATTCCTTTTATAAAACCCAACGGATAATTTCATTAATACCACTGTATAATGATGAGTCATAACAAACGTTTTCTAACCTACATTTTTTTATAATGCTCTCTGTAGTATTTCTACTACCCAAAAGATGAATATAAATCAAACAGCTTTTTTTCTTCAAGCTGCCAATTATAACGGTTAGCAACAGCCCGCCGGCCATTATATCCCATTTTTTCTGCTTGTTCAGGATTCTCCACTATATAATTAATTGCTTCAGAAATTGCACCAGGGGCAAGTGGGTCAACACAAATACCACACTGGTTACCCTCGATAATCTCTCGCCAAAGCGGAAAATTGGAGGCAACAACAGGAAGCCCTGAACTCATATATTCAAACATTTTAATTGGCATAGAATCCAAGTAATTTGGAATAGGCCATAAAGTCACTATGCCTACAATAGAGCGATTAAAGATATGACGCACCCCAGCGCGATCGACAAAGCCCTCATAATCAACTCTTTCCCATCCATTATAGCCTTTTACTTTTTTTTCAACATTTGTCTCATTGAAAGACCCCGCAAGCAATAAACGAATACCAGGATTTACATGCTCCATAGCTTTAATCAATTCTTGGATTCCACGCACAGTAGCTATTCCACCCACATAACAAATGCGTAGCTCTTTCTTTTCCCAATCATCACTATTAGGAAAGAACTCATAAAGAATAGGATAGTTATTGACAACAATA
Above is a window of uncultured Desulfobacter sp. DNA encoding:
- a CDS encoding glycosyltransferase family 4 protein; protein product: MIADAINICHCTSAHHRYDTRIFLKECRSLSNEGYQVAFVVADGKGDEIKDNVYIHDVGLAKGRIDRIVKISRKVLEKARALNAQIYHFHDPELIPAGLRLKRMGKIVIFDSHEDYPKQIQSKPYIHPFLRLTLSYVFSIFEKWACKRFDAIVAATLSIKKKFLFINKNTIVVNNYPILYEFFPNSDDWEKKELRICYVGGIATVRGIQELIKAMEHVNPGIRLLLAGSFNETNVEKKVKGYNGWERVDYEGFVDRAGVRHIFNRSIVGIVTLWPIPNYLDSMPIKMFEYMSSGLPVVASNFPLWREIIEGNQCGICVDPLAPGAISEAINYIVENPEQAEKMGYNGRRAVANRYNWQLEEKKLFDLYSSFG